The following proteins come from a genomic window of Emys orbicularis isolate rEmyOrb1 chromosome 9, rEmyOrb1.hap1, whole genome shotgun sequence:
- the MTCP1 gene encoding protein p13 MTCP-1 — translation MVEGMAEGGDAGAPPIHLWVRRVGVYCDERRKTWLVAVEEEAGTLRARIQRVRVPLGEALRPSQLPPSQLPHMWQLSEGEQYRDSNSRIWEIQHHLMIGGVEELLLRLMPGD, via the exons ATGGTTGAGGGAATGGCAGAAGGAGGGGACGCCGGTGCTCCGCCCATCCATCTGTGGGTGCGACGGGTAGGCGTCTACTGTGATGAACGCCGTAAAACATGGCTCGTGGCTGTGGAAGAG GAGGCAGGTACCCTGAGGGCCCGGATTCAACGAGTTCGGGTCCCCCTGGGTGAGGCACTGCGACCCAGCCAACTTCCCCCATCGCAACTGCCTCACATGTGGCAGCTTTCCGAGGGCGAGCAGTACAGGGATAGTAACTCTCGCATTTGGGAGATACAGCACCACCTAATG ATCGGGGGAGTTGAGGAGCTGCTGCTTAGACTCATGCCCGGTGATTAA